The Gemmatimonadota bacterium genome contains the following window.
GCTGCCCGAGTTCATCCCCCTGGTGACCGATGTCCCCGAGGGAGCGGCGACCTACGCCTACCGAGTGGTCGACCGGGCCGGCCTGGGCCAGTTCATCGACAACGACGGCACCTCCGCACCGTCCGCCAACGTGGGCGTCCGGCTGGTGCCCTACGGCCTGGAGTATGCAGGCATCATCCCCGAGTGGACGATGGAGGACCTGCGCAGGGCCATGCTGGCCGGCGTGCCGCTCGACTCCGAAACGGTGGAAGCGGGCATGCAGGGGGCGCTGGACCACATCGAGATGGTCGGCCTCTTGGGTGACAAGGACCGGGGATTTCAGGGCCTCACCAACCTGAAGACGACGGGCAGTGGCGCCGTGACCAAGATCGACAGCTCGCACTCCAACACGGACCTGCGTCCCGTCGATTTCAGCGGCTCCACGTCTGAGGCCATCCGGAACTTCGTTACGGCCGCCATCAACCAGGTCATCAGTGCCACGGCCGAGGTGTTCGGGCGGACGATTCGCTCCGGACTCACCATCTACCTGCCGATCGACCAGTTCAACATCATCACGTCGGACCCCATCGGGGACAACGCCGACAGGTCGATCTGGCAGTACATCCAGCTCCACAACGCCTGGAGCGAGTACACGGGCGAGACGCCCATGCTCAAGGCCGTCCAGGAGCTCAAAGGGGCCGGGGCATCCAGTACCGACCGCATGATCGTGACCGTCAACGACCGCCGTGTCATGGAGATGGCCATTCCCATCTACCCGCGGATCCTGACCACGATCAACAAGGGTTACACGGTCTGCAGCCCAATGGAGTACAAGATCAGCGGGCTGAACGTGAAGCGCCCGACGGCCATCTTCTACTTCGACGGTATCTAACCGCTCGCGCGGTTTCCGGACTGCGCACAGCGCACGCTGATGCGGGCGGATCTACCAGCC
Protein-coding sequences here:
- a CDS encoding DUF2184 domain-containing protein, translating into MPDIFGREAHQYSHIRSMQEAGIWEDQRRMRAAEFGGQPHDFGALGRADGDIRRAANPEQNAQAFGYLTNNIQAIHSMMEEILYTSFRLPEFIPLVTDVPEGAATYAYRVVDRAGLGQFIDNDGTSAPSANVGVRLVPYGLEYAGIIPEWTMEDLRRAMLAGVPLDSETVEAGMQGALDHIEMVGLLGDKDRGFQGLTNLKTTGSGAVTKIDSSHSNTDLRPVDFSGSTSEAIRNFVTAAINQVISATAEVFGRTIRSGLTIYLPIDQFNIITSDPIGDNADRSIWQYIQLHNAWSEYTGETPMLKAVQELKGAGASSTDRMIVTVNDRRVMEMAIPIYPRILTTINKGYTVCSPMEYKISGLNVKRPTAIFYFDGI